One window from the genome of Streptomyces cadmiisoli encodes:
- a CDS encoding M23 family metallopeptidase, producing MASNRPAPEAPFAPTQSSGDTIVYGGQRTDEGPWEEWNPTAETVRPVRGRHRVSKQRGGGLARSSTVLGVGVIAAVGAGGMATAQTGKPPVAISMPDLPAVGSLISDDSDKGTPESAAPLSGIGITTEQTAEGTTDAGEALRARIIAQAEQQQDQVDAKAAAKAVAAAQKAAAEAAEKAEKEAAAKAAAEKAAAEEEAREKAEAERLAALAKQYTLPTSSYTLTSTFGQAGSLWSSGYHTGLDFAAPTGTPLKAVHSGTITEAGWNGSYGYKTVLTLDDGTEIWYAHQSSISVSVGQKVTTGEVIGRVGATGNVTGAHLHLEVHSGGADGGIDPLAWLRSKGLTP from the coding sequence GTGGCGTCCAACCGGCCTGCCCCAGAAGCCCCCTTCGCGCCGACCCAGAGTTCTGGCGACACCATCGTCTACGGGGGTCAGCGCACCGACGAGGGCCCCTGGGAGGAATGGAATCCCACCGCGGAGACCGTTCGCCCCGTACGTGGCCGGCACCGCGTCTCCAAGCAGCGTGGCGGTGGGCTCGCCCGCAGCTCCACGGTTCTCGGCGTCGGCGTCATCGCCGCGGTCGGCGCGGGCGGCATGGCCACCGCGCAGACCGGCAAGCCGCCGGTGGCGATATCGATGCCCGACCTCCCGGCCGTGGGCTCGCTGATCTCCGACGACTCGGACAAGGGCACCCCCGAGAGCGCCGCCCCGCTCAGCGGCATCGGCATCACCACCGAGCAAACCGCCGAGGGCACCACCGACGCCGGCGAGGCGCTGCGCGCCCGGATCATCGCCCAGGCGGAACAGCAGCAGGACCAGGTGGACGCCAAGGCCGCCGCCAAGGCCGTGGCCGCCGCGCAGAAGGCCGCCGCCGAAGCCGCCGAGAAGGCCGAGAAGGAGGCCGCGGCCAAGGCCGCCGCCGAGAAGGCCGCGGCGGAGGAGGAGGCCCGCGAGAAGGCCGAGGCCGAGCGCCTCGCCGCGCTGGCCAAGCAGTACACGCTGCCCACCTCCTCGTACACCCTCACCTCGACCTTCGGTCAGGCCGGCTCCCTGTGGTCCTCCGGCTACCACACCGGACTCGACTTCGCCGCGCCCACGGGCACGCCGCTCAAGGCCGTGCACAGCGGCACCATCACCGAGGCCGGCTGGAACGGGTCGTACGGCTACAAGACCGTGCTCACCCTCGATGACGGCACCGAGATCTGGTACGCCCACCAGTCCTCCATCAGCGTCAGCGTCGGCCAGAAGGTCACCACGGGCGAGGTCATCGGCCGGGTGGGCGCCACCGGCAACGTCACCGGGGCCCACCTGCACCTCGAGGTCCACTCCGGCGGCGCGGACGGCGGCATCGACCCCCTGGCCTGGCTGCGCAGCAAGGGACTCACCCCCTGA
- a CDS encoding aldo/keto reductase, whose product MTSLRPLGSTDLNVFPLALGGNVFGWTADEAQSFAVLDAYAAAGGNFLDTADSYSAWVTGNRGGESETIIGNWLRARGNRSDVVIATKVSQHPEYQGLTAGTIKAAADASLRRLGTDHIDLYYTHFDKPEVPVEEIIGALDELVAAGKVRHIAASNISPERLKASLDFSEREGLARYVALQPHYNLVSRETYEGALLDVAAQGGLAAVPYYGLAAGFLTGKYRPGTAVDSPRAAGAGKHLRTERGRRVLTALDEIAAAHDTRPATVALAWLASRPTVAAPIASARTAGQLPALLAVAELRLTEAELHRLTEAAA is encoded by the coding sequence ATGACTTCTCTCCGCCCGCTCGGCAGCACCGATCTGAACGTCTTTCCGCTCGCACTGGGCGGAAACGTCTTCGGCTGGACCGCCGACGAGGCGCAGTCCTTCGCCGTGCTCGACGCCTACGCGGCGGCCGGCGGCAATTTCCTCGACACCGCCGACTCCTACTCGGCCTGGGTCACGGGCAACCGGGGCGGCGAGTCCGAGACGATCATCGGCAACTGGCTCAGGGCGCGCGGCAACCGGTCGGACGTCGTGATCGCGACCAAGGTCAGCCAGCACCCCGAGTACCAGGGCCTGACCGCCGGCACCATCAAGGCCGCCGCGGACGCCTCGCTGCGCCGTCTCGGCACCGATCACATCGACCTCTACTACACCCACTTCGACAAGCCCGAGGTGCCGGTAGAGGAGATCATCGGCGCCCTGGACGAACTGGTGGCGGCCGGCAAGGTGCGCCACATCGCCGCCTCCAACATCTCGCCCGAGCGGCTGAAGGCGTCCCTGGACTTCTCCGAACGCGAGGGCCTGGCGCGCTACGTGGCGCTCCAGCCGCACTACAACCTCGTCTCCCGCGAGACCTACGAGGGCGCGCTGCTGGACGTCGCCGCGCAGGGCGGACTGGCCGCTGTGCCGTACTACGGGCTCGCGGCGGGCTTCCTCACCGGCAAGTACCGTCCCGGCACGGCGGTCGACAGCCCGCGGGCGGCGGGCGCCGGGAAGCACCTTCGGACCGAGCGCGGTCGGCGTGTCCTGACCGCCCTGGACGAGATCGCCGCCGCCCACGACACCCGGCCGGCGACGGTCGCCCTGGCCTGGCTGGCGTCCCGGCCGACGGTCGCCGCGCCCATCGCCTCCGCGAGGACGGCCGGACAACTGCCGGCGCTGCTGGCAGTGGCGGAACTGCGGCTGACGGAGGCGGAGCTGCACCGGCTGACCGAGGCCGCGGCCTGA
- a CDS encoding PrsW family intramembrane metalloprotease, with amino-acid sequence MATSSPYPTHPGVPVGGGLRHAHWWRRRWVRYGALITLLALSGLVILALVREQTGTEGFLVGLGLAVLPVPLLIAAFRWLDRVDPGPWRNLLFAFAWGACAAALIAIIANSFATRWIATATADPASADTLGATVIAPVVEESAKAAAVLLLFLFRRRDFTGIVDGVVLAGVTATGFAFTENILYLGTAFGTDQLTGGSGIASVTAATFFVRIVMSPFAHPLFTVLTGIGFGLAALAGQRQYLRRVLLPLSGLLLAMGMHAFWNGSATFGDYGFLAVYGGFMVPTFGLLTWLAIWTRQRELRTVREELPAYVVAGWLSPAEPFALGSMHARRVARQYAGRHLGKASARTVAQYEAYATSLAFLRHQGRRGRARADFAAREGELLRELWNRREVARPALEYAARITAPPVPVAAPYWPMQGWAAPAHGPAAAPHPGHHPHPGHQAHPGHQAHHPHPGQHAHPGQHPYPTYPSYPAQPAYNPYRP; translated from the coding sequence GTGGCCACCAGTTCCCCGTACCCGACCCATCCCGGCGTCCCCGTCGGCGGCGGGCTGCGGCACGCGCACTGGTGGCGCCGCCGATGGGTGCGCTACGGCGCGCTGATCACGCTGCTGGCGCTGTCCGGCCTCGTCATACTCGCCCTGGTCCGGGAACAGACCGGCACCGAGGGGTTCCTGGTCGGGCTCGGCCTCGCGGTCCTGCCCGTGCCGCTGCTCATAGCCGCCTTCCGCTGGCTGGACCGGGTCGATCCGGGCCCCTGGCGGAACCTGCTGTTCGCCTTCGCCTGGGGCGCGTGCGCGGCGGCGCTGATAGCGATCATCGCCAACAGCTTCGCCACCAGATGGATCGCCACGGCGACCGCTGATCCGGCGAGCGCGGACACCCTCGGCGCCACCGTGATAGCCCCGGTCGTCGAGGAGTCCGCGAAGGCCGCCGCCGTCCTGCTGCTGTTCCTGTTCCGCCGCCGGGACTTCACCGGCATCGTCGACGGCGTGGTGCTCGCCGGGGTCACCGCGACCGGGTTCGCGTTCACCGAGAACATCCTCTACCTCGGCACGGCCTTCGGCACCGACCAGCTGACCGGCGGCAGCGGGATCGCCTCCGTCACCGCGGCGACGTTCTTCGTCCGCATCGTGATGTCGCCCTTCGCGCACCCCCTGTTCACCGTGCTCACCGGCATCGGCTTCGGCCTCGCCGCCCTCGCCGGGCAGCGTCAGTACCTGCGGCGGGTGCTGCTGCCGCTGTCCGGGCTGCTGCTCGCGATGGGCATGCACGCCTTCTGGAACGGCTCGGCGACCTTCGGCGACTACGGGTTCCTCGCGGTGTACGGCGGGTTCATGGTGCCCACGTTCGGGCTGTTGACCTGGCTGGCGATCTGGACGCGGCAGCGAGAGCTGCGCACGGTGCGCGAGGAACTGCCGGCCTACGTCGTCGCCGGCTGGCTGTCCCCGGCCGAGCCGTTCGCCCTCGGCTCGATGCACGCGCGCCGCGTGGCCCGCCAGTACGCCGGACGCCATCTGGGCAAGGCGTCCGCGCGCACCGTGGCGCAGTACGAGGCGTACGCGACGTCGCTGGCCTTCCTGCGGCACCAGGGGCGCCGGGGGCGGGCCCGCGCGGACTTCGCCGCCCGGGAGGGCGAGCTGCTGCGGGAGTTGTGGAACCGGCGTGAGGTGGCGCGGCCGGCCCTGGAGTACGCGGCGCGGATCACCGCGCCGCCGGTGCCGGTGGCCGCGCCGTACTGGCCGATGCAGGGGTGGGCGGCGCCTGCCCACGGCCCGGCGGCGGCACCGCACCCCGGACACCACCCGCACCCCGGACACCAGGCACACCCCGGACACCAGGCACACCACCCGCACCCGGGGCAACACGCACACCCCGGGCAACACCCGTACCCCACGTACCCGTCGTATCCCGCGCAACCGGCTTACAACCCGTACCGGCCGTGA
- the trmB gene encoding tRNA (guanosine(46)-N7)-methyltransferase TrmB, producing the protein MSEFLNTPEAPHAPGASIRHTRDKGEPRFPNGPKADPAGSHFERRIRSFQPRRSRVTAGQADALQRLWADRGLDIDGQLTLDLAELFGNTNPVVLEIGFGMGEATARMAAADPDTNVLAVDVHTPGQGNLLNLADHMGLTNVRVGNGDAIILLREMLTPDSLGGLRVYFPDPWPKKRHHKRRLIQPEFLTLAATRLKPGALVHCATDWEPYAEQMLEVLGAHPGFENTVPDGGFAPRPAFRPLTRFEGQGLDKGHVVNDLLFRRVQHGQHGHHTEEHREHDQRDNDQSSTGA; encoded by the coding sequence GTGTCTGAGTTCCTTAACACCCCCGAAGCCCCCCACGCCCCCGGCGCCTCGATCCGGCATACGCGGGACAAGGGGGAGCCGCGGTTTCCGAACGGGCCCAAGGCGGATCCCGCCGGGTCCCACTTCGAGCGGCGCATCCGCAGTTTCCAGCCGCGCCGGAGCCGGGTGACCGCGGGGCAGGCCGACGCCCTCCAGCGGCTCTGGGCCGACCGGGGCCTGGACATCGACGGACAGCTGACCCTCGACCTGGCGGAGCTGTTCGGCAACACCAACCCCGTCGTGCTGGAGATCGGCTTCGGCATGGGCGAGGCCACCGCGCGGATGGCCGCCGCCGACCCGGACACCAACGTCCTCGCCGTGGACGTCCACACCCCCGGCCAGGGCAACCTCCTGAACCTCGCCGACCACATGGGCCTCACCAATGTCCGCGTGGGCAACGGCGACGCGATCATCCTGCTGCGCGAGATGCTCACCCCCGACTCCCTGGGCGGGCTGCGCGTCTACTTCCCCGACCCCTGGCCCAAGAAGCGCCACCACAAGCGGCGTCTGATCCAGCCCGAGTTCCTGACGCTGGCAGCGACCCGGCTGAAGCCGGGAGCGCTCGTGCACTGCGCGACCGACTGGGAGCCGTACGCCGAGCAGATGCTCGAAGTACTCGGCGCGCACCCCGGCTTCGAGAACACCGTGCCCGACGGCGGTTTCGCGCCCCGTCCCGCCTTCCGGCCGCTGACCCGTTTCGAGGGCCAGGGACTGGACAAGGGTCATGTGGTGAACGACCTGCTGTTCCGCCGCGTACAGCACGGGCAGCACGGGCATCACACCGAAGAACACCGGGAGCACGACCAGCGGGACAACGACCAGTCCTCCACCGGCGCCTGA
- the lhgO gene encoding L-2-hydroxyglutarate oxidase, with amino-acid sequence MRKIAYDCDVLVIGGGIVGLSTAYAITRAAPGTRVTVLEKEPGPARHQTGRNSGVIHSGIYYRPGSLKARFAVRGAAELVKFCAEYDIAHAVTGKLIVATEREELPRLHSLVQRGRENGIPVRELVTAQIAEYEPEVRGLAAIHVGTTGICDFVGVARRLAEASGAEIRYGARVLRIDRRASLGVAALTADGSVVRGRVLVNCAGLYCDEVARMTGDDPEMRIIPFRGEYYELARPELVRGLVYPVPDPAFPFLGVHLTRGIDGGVHVGPNAVPALAREGYAWGVVRPGETRLALTWPGSWRMARRHWRYGGGEVRRSLSRKAFTRAVRGLLPAVTENDLVPAASGVRAQAVLRDGTLVDDFLIREGDRAVHVLNAPSPAATASLPIGREVARRALTVLSGVPDRGGDAAGRPRRRNP; translated from the coding sequence GTGCGGAAGATCGCCTACGACTGCGACGTGCTCGTGATCGGCGGGGGAATCGTCGGTCTGTCGACGGCGTATGCGATCACGCGTGCCGCGCCGGGCACCCGGGTCACGGTGCTGGAGAAGGAACCCGGTCCGGCCCGCCACCAGACAGGGCGCAACAGCGGCGTGATCCACAGCGGGATCTACTACCGCCCCGGCTCGCTGAAGGCCCGGTTCGCGGTGCGGGGCGCGGCCGAGCTGGTGAAGTTCTGCGCCGAGTACGACATCGCGCACGCGGTCACCGGCAAGCTGATCGTCGCGACGGAGCGCGAGGAGCTGCCCCGCCTGCACTCACTGGTGCAGCGTGGCCGGGAGAACGGCATTCCGGTACGAGAGCTGGTCACCGCGCAGATCGCGGAGTACGAGCCGGAGGTGCGCGGACTGGCGGCCATACACGTCGGGACGACCGGCATCTGCGACTTCGTCGGCGTGGCGCGGCGCCTGGCCGAGGCGTCCGGGGCGGAGATCCGGTACGGGGCGCGCGTGCTGCGCATCGACCGGCGCGCGAGCCTGGGCGTCGCCGCGCTGACCGCGGACGGATCGGTCGTACGCGGCAGGGTGCTGGTGAACTGCGCCGGGCTGTACTGCGACGAGGTCGCACGCATGACCGGCGACGACCCGGAGATGCGGATCATCCCCTTCCGGGGCGAGTACTACGAGCTGGCGCGGCCCGAGCTGGTGCGGGGCCTGGTCTATCCGGTGCCGGATCCGGCGTTCCCGTTCCTCGGGGTGCATCTCACCCGAGGGATCGACGGGGGTGTGCACGTCGGGCCCAACGCGGTGCCGGCCCTGGCCCGCGAGGGGTACGCGTGGGGGGTGGTCCGGCCCGGGGAGACACGGCTGGCGCTGACCTGGCCGGGATCGTGGCGGATGGCGCGCCGGCACTGGCGGTACGGGGGCGGGGAGGTGCGGCGCTCGCTGTCGAGGAAGGCGTTCACCCGGGCGGTGCGCGGGCTGCTGCCCGCGGTGACGGAGAACGATCTCGTGCCGGCCGCGTCCGGGGTCCGGGCCCAGGCGGTCCTCCGCGACGGGACGCTGGTGGACGACTTCCTGATCCGGGAGGGTGACCGGGCCGTGCACGTCCTCAACGCGCCCTCCCCCGCCGCGACCGCGTCCCTCCCGATCGGCCGGGAGGTGGCCCGCCGGGCACTGACCGTGCTGAGCGGGGTACCTGACCGGGGTGGTGACGCGGCAGGCCGACCTCGCCGCCGAAACCCGTAA
- a CDS encoding asparagine synthase-related protein, with translation MRWLVGWSSTAAGAAGIGSAGATGYDGETLHPVGSQLLWGDPDPLWAVGDWRPDEVRIVTADARTRIAVLGTCGASDEELRLGLFTARGGALRHLTAWPGSYTAVVQAGRRITVCGDLAGARPVFHTPWAGGTAYATAALPLADLIEANLDFGHLAALLAAPDVPAALHDSTPYDGVLRVPPGHALILRAGSREIAGYEPVASLAVAAPPADPDSAVDAVRDALVDAVRARLAAPRHVPGADIDPGPVPGMGPAERRAARGTPVPGIGADLSGGPASGTLALLAAGLPGMPGTVLGHGTGAGERLLAVTFNDLAVGGRESEVERAGTLAANPRLHHVVVTGDEETLPYADLDGPLTDEPGPSLVTAVRHRTRLAAGSADHLTGYGARQVLDAHPARLADLLMDRQRRHLVRPVAALAKADGSVMVPARVYAAARRLARTPYRTGLESLAERLLQRRFEEPEGAVGASLAALTWARPGPAARWLTGEALAEVSIRLQGATHRSGVGPGQRPGDFRARGALARAAADVRVLEQAAEIRFQRLHAPFLDNQVVRACRTLPEALRVQPGARASILRTVLKGAGVADLPPGWGAPSHVPAAAAARVGLRSSVDSVLTLFDTPLLAEAGLVEARVVRKALRAAAHGDPLPLDGLADLVSLELWLRRLLARRGTCWTGTPARARAVPAGITPRRGALASGT, from the coding sequence ATGCGGTGGTTGGTGGGATGGAGCAGCACCGCCGCGGGGGCCGCGGGCATCGGCTCCGCGGGAGCCACCGGATACGACGGCGAGACCCTGCACCCGGTCGGCTCCCAACTCCTGTGGGGCGACCCGGATCCCCTGTGGGCGGTCGGCGACTGGCGCCCCGACGAGGTGCGCATCGTGACGGCCGACGCCCGGACGCGGATCGCGGTGCTCGGCACCTGCGGGGCGTCGGACGAGGAGCTGCGGCTCGGGCTGTTCACCGCGCGCGGCGGCGCACTGCGGCATCTGACCGCCTGGCCCGGCAGCTACACGGCGGTCGTCCAGGCCGGACGGCGGATCACGGTCTGCGGTGACCTGGCGGGCGCCCGCCCCGTGTTCCACACGCCCTGGGCGGGCGGCACGGCGTACGCCACCGCCGCGCTGCCCCTGGCCGACCTCATCGAGGCCAACCTCGACTTCGGCCATCTCGCGGCCCTGCTGGCCGCCCCCGACGTACCCGCCGCCCTGCACGACTCCACCCCGTACGACGGCGTTCTGCGCGTTCCGCCGGGGCACGCGCTGATCCTGCGGGCCGGGTCGCGCGAGATCGCCGGCTACGAACCCGTCGCCTCCCTCGCGGTCGCGGCGCCGCCCGCCGACCCCGACAGCGCGGTCGACGCCGTGCGCGACGCCCTGGTCGACGCCGTCCGGGCCCGTCTCGCCGCGCCCCGGCACGTCCCCGGCGCCGACATCGACCCCGGGCCGGTCCCCGGCATGGGGCCGGCCGAGCGGCGTGCCGCGCGCGGGACGCCGGTCCCCGGCATCGGTGCGGACCTGTCGGGCGGGCCCGCGTCCGGGACCCTGGCGCTGCTGGCCGCGGGGCTGCCGGGGATGCCGGGCACGGTGCTCGGGCACGGCACCGGCGCGGGTGAGCGCCTGCTGGCGGTCACCTTCAACGACCTGGCGGTCGGCGGCCGGGAGTCCGAGGTGGAGCGGGCGGGCACCCTGGCGGCCAACCCGCGGCTGCACCACGTGGTGGTGACCGGCGACGAGGAGACCCTGCCGTACGCCGACCTGGACGGCCCGCTCACGGACGAACCCGGCCCGAGCCTGGTCACGGCGGTACGGCACCGCACCCGGCTCGCCGCGGGCAGCGCGGACCACCTGACCGGCTACGGCGCCCGGCAGGTGCTCGACGCGCACCCGGCGCGCCTGGCCGACCTGCTGATGGACCGGCAGCGGCGGCACCTCGTACGGCCGGTGGCCGCACTGGCCAAGGCCGACGGCTCGGTGATGGTCCCGGCACGGGTGTACGCCGCAGCGCGCCGACTCGCCCGGACGCCCTACCGCACGGGCCTGGAGAGCCTGGCCGAGCGGCTGCTCCAGCGGCGCTTCGAGGAGCCCGAGGGGGCCGTGGGCGCGTCCCTCGCGGCGCTGACCTGGGCGAGACCGGGTCCGGCGGCCCGGTGGCTGACCGGAGAGGCGCTGGCTGAAGTATCGATTCGCTTGCAGGGGGCGACGCACCGCTCCGGAGTCGGGCCCGGACAGCGGCCCGGCGACTTCCGCGCCCGGGGCGCCCTGGCCCGCGCGGCGGCCGACGTCCGTGTGCTGGAGCAGGCCGCGGAGATCCGCTTCCAGCGCCTGCACGCGCCCTTCCTCGACAACCAGGTCGTCCGCGCCTGCCGCACGCTGCCCGAGGCACTGCGCGTCCAGCCCGGGGCACGCGCCTCGATCCTGCGCACGGTCCTCAAGGGCGCCGGTGTCGCCGACCTCCCGCCCGGCTGGGGCGCTCCCTCGCACGTGCCGGCGGCGGCCGCCGCCCGGGTGGGCCTGCGATCGTCCGTGGACTCCGTGCTGACCCTCTTCGACACGCCGCTGCTCGCGGAGGCCGGACTGGTCGAGGCCCGGGTGGTCCGCAAGGCGCTGCGTGCCGCGGCGCACGGCGACCCGCTGCCGCTGGACGGGCTCGCGGACCTGGTGTCCCTGGAACTGTGGCTGCGCCGGCTGCTCGCCCGGCGCGGCACCTGCTGGACGGGCACACCCGCACGCGCGCGTGCCGTACCGGCGGGCATCACACCCCGCCGCGGAGCGCTGGCCTCAGGCACCTGA
- a CDS encoding sigma-70 family RNA polymerase sigma factor, with the protein MSVDGRDGSLGDDGTEADGGTPPQVPAQRDRRDDSVLPPLEQPPSDPELIGRMRAGDDSAYEELYRRHADAVRRYARTCCRDAHTADDLTAEVFARMLQAVRGGSGPEHAVRPYLLTTVRRVAAHWTSTVRREQLVDDFAVFATQAVRLSEVSDPAAATDSFGSGVELGADVRAMHEAEQSMAMQAFRSLPERWQAVLWHTEVEDESPSEVATLFGLDANGTRVLASRAREGLKQAYLQAHVSTTLTSDEECARYADQLGTYARRRLRTRAERGLRKHLEECARCRLAASQIEEVAGGIPAVVPVAVIGWFGAAGYGKAAGLIAGGAGAGAAGAAGASAVSGGGSSGAAGAGGAASGGSSGGAGAGSAASEGLGAPVKAGIAAGVVAAAVAVVALALAGDDSRPAEPDARPPASAPVVEPEPPAPTPSPTPEPEKPGPKPPAIVPAANPSPTPTPSRTPSPAPIRTPAPTPTPAPTPTPTPAPPKPAPPPPATGYRLSELSYDVTGDGTEPEVRLHASSWVWQRSGLSIGGTSYAHGVTVHGRSSVTVDLNRDCSSYDALVGVDDMTLGLGKVYFSVHADGVQLWKSGLVRGGDPGVPVHVNLAGRDTVRLVVEPYGHLDGLMTADWAASKFTCS; encoded by the coding sequence ATGAGTGTTGACGGGCGGGACGGGTCACTCGGTGACGACGGCACGGAGGCCGACGGCGGCACCCCGCCCCAGGTTCCGGCGCAACGCGACCGGCGGGACGACAGCGTGCTGCCGCCGTTGGAGCAGCCCCCGTCCGACCCCGAGCTGATCGGGCGGATGCGCGCGGGCGACGACTCCGCGTACGAGGAGCTGTACCGGCGCCACGCGGACGCCGTCCGCCGGTACGCGCGCACGTGCTGCCGTGACGCGCACACCGCCGACGACCTCACCGCCGAGGTCTTCGCCCGTATGCTCCAGGCGGTACGCGGCGGCTCCGGCCCCGAGCACGCGGTGCGCCCCTACCTGCTGACCACCGTCCGGCGCGTCGCCGCCCACTGGACCAGCACCGTGCGGCGGGAGCAACTGGTCGACGACTTCGCCGTGTTCGCCACCCAGGCGGTCCGGCTGTCGGAGGTGTCCGACCCCGCCGCCGCCACGGACTCCTTCGGCTCCGGCGTGGAACTCGGCGCCGACGTGCGGGCGATGCACGAGGCCGAGCAGTCGATGGCGATGCAGGCCTTCCGCTCGCTGCCGGAGCGCTGGCAGGCCGTGCTGTGGCACACCGAGGTCGAGGACGAGTCCCCGAGCGAGGTCGCCACACTCTTCGGGCTCGACGCCAACGGCACCCGGGTCCTCGCCAGCCGCGCCCGTGAGGGTCTGAAGCAGGCGTACCTCCAGGCCCATGTCAGCACCACCCTGACCAGCGACGAGGAGTGCGCGCGCTACGCCGACCAGCTCGGCACGTACGCCCGCCGCCGGCTGCGCACCCGTGCCGAGCGGGGGCTGCGCAAGCATCTGGAGGAGTGCGCCAGGTGCCGGCTGGCCGCGAGCCAGATCGAGGAGGTGGCCGGCGGCATCCCGGCCGTCGTGCCGGTCGCGGTCATCGGCTGGTTCGGGGCCGCCGGGTACGGCAAGGCGGCGGGGCTCATCGCCGGGGGCGCCGGGGCCGGGGCGGCGGGCGCCGCGGGTGCGTCCGCCGTGTCGGGCGGCGGTTCGTCCGGAGCGGCGGGCGCCGGGGGTGCCGCGTCCGGGGGTTCGTCCGGCGGGGCCGGTGCCGGGAGTGCCGCGTCCGAGGGGCTGGGCGCGCCGGTCAAGGCCGGCATCGCGGCCGGTGTGGTCGCCGCGGCCGTCGCGGTGGTGGCACTCGCCCTCGCCGGTGACGACAGCCGGCCCGCGGAGCCGGACGCCAGACCGCCGGCGTCCGCGCCGGTCGTCGAGCCCGAACCGCCGGCTCCCACACCGTCGCCCACGCCCGAGCCGGAGAAGCCCGGGCCGAAGCCGCCGGCGATCGTCCCGGCGGCGAACCCGTCCCCGACTCCCACCCCGAGCCGCACGCCGAGCCCGGCCCCCATTCGGACGCCGGCACCCACCCCGACACCGGCACCCACCCCGACTCCGACGCCCGCTCCGCCGAAGCCCGCGCCGCCGCCCCCGGCGACCGGCTACCGGCTGAGCGAGCTGTCCTACGACGTCACCGGCGACGGCACCGAACCGGAGGTGCGGCTGCACGCGAGCAGCTGGGTGTGGCAGCGCTCCGGCCTGTCGATCGGCGGGACGTCGTACGCGCACGGGGTGACGGTGCACGGGCGGTCCTCCGTCACCGTCGACCTCAACCGCGACTGCTCCTCCTACGACGCGCTGGTCGGCGTCGACGACATGACGCTCGGCCTCGGCAAGGTCTACTTCTCGGTCCACGCCGACGGCGTCCAGCTGTGGAAGTCCGGGCTGGTCCGAGGCGGCGATCCGGGGGTTCCCGTCCATGTGAACCTGGCCGGGCGCGACACCGTGCGGCTGGTGGTGGAGCCGTACGGCCATCTCGACGGTCTGATGACGGCGGACTGGGCGGCGTCGAAGTTCACCTGCTCGTAG
- a CDS encoding TetR/AcrR family transcriptional regulator gives MHIQDSRWSTASAVVPGGAVGAAVGGGRGDGPRTQPLRVDAQRNLEHVLRAAREVFGELGYGAPMEDVARRARVGVGTVYRRFPSKDVLVRRIAEEETSRLTDQARAALGQEDEPWSALSRFLRTSVASGAGRLLPPQVLRVGVADEAGEGSGPDEARVPQQRTQPGAGELRLVPQGSPAAEDDAGAAELLEVVGRLVDRARAAGELRPDVSVSDVLLVIATAAPSLPDAAQQAAASARLLDILLEGLRSRPA, from the coding sequence ATGCACATTCAGGACTCTCGTTGGTCTACCGCGTCGGCCGTCGTACCAGGCGGCGCGGTCGGTGCGGCGGTGGGCGGCGGACGCGGTGACGGACCGCGGACGCAGCCGCTGCGCGTGGACGCACAGCGCAATCTCGAGCATGTACTGCGGGCGGCGCGCGAGGTGTTCGGCGAGCTGGGTTACGGCGCGCCGATGGAGGACGTGGCGCGCCGCGCGCGGGTCGGCGTGGGCACGGTGTACCGGCGCTTCCCCAGCAAGGACGTCCTGGTGCGCCGGATAGCCGAGGAGGAGACCTCCCGGCTGACCGACCAGGCACGGGCCGCGCTCGGCCAGGAGGACGAGCCGTGGTCGGCGCTGTCGCGCTTCCTGCGCACCTCGGTGGCCTCGGGTGCCGGACGGCTGCTGCCGCCGCAGGTGCTGCGGGTCGGTGTCGCGGACGAGGCCGGCGAAGGGTCCGGGCCCGACGAGGCGCGCGTGCCGCAGCAACGGACGCAGCCCGGCGCCGGTGAGCTGCGGCTGGTGCCGCAGGGGTCGCCGGCGGCCGAGGACGACGCGGGCGCCGCGGAGCTGCTGGAGGTCGTGGGCCGGCTCGTGGACCGGGCGCGCGCGGCCGGTGAGCTGCGGCCGGACGTGTCCGTGTCGGACGTCCTGCTGGTGATCGCCACGGCGGCGCCCTCGCTGCCGGACGCGGCGCAACAGGCGGCGGCCTCGGCTCGGCTGCTGGACATCCTGCTGGAGGGGCTGCGGTCGCGGCCCGCGTGA